In the genome of Pseudoglutamicibacter cumminsii, one region contains:
- a CDS encoding MBL fold metallo-hydrolase — MTQIEKNPHEHGPTDAVSDQAPKGAVATPVDGVWMLQQDNPGPMTLEGTQTYWIPTRDGAIVVDPGDDDEEHQAALASQKVALILLTHRHPDHVGGLERLRNLTDAPSRAFSTDYCSPGQEPLSDGEVIDVPGAELQLKILATPGHTSDSISILIESAADSRPHGVLTADTILGRGTTIIDHPDGRLTDYLASLEKLEALGDIPALPAHAGYLPSVAKTAREYLAHRQDRLEQVRAAVQAVRERGEEPTVSNVTDIVYADVDAGVRPAAEHTVSAQLAALEEGA, encoded by the coding sequence ATGACGCAGATTGAGAAGAATCCGCACGAACACGGCCCCACGGACGCTGTCAGCGATCAAGCCCCAAAGGGTGCAGTCGCTACGCCCGTCGACGGCGTGTGGATGCTGCAACAAGACAACCCTGGCCCAATGACGCTGGAAGGCACACAAACCTATTGGATCCCCACACGCGACGGGGCCATCGTTGTGGACCCAGGTGACGATGACGAGGAACATCAAGCTGCCCTAGCTTCACAAAAGGTCGCTCTCATCCTGCTCACTCACCGGCATCCAGACCATGTTGGCGGCCTTGAACGGCTACGCAACCTCACCGATGCCCCAAGCCGTGCGTTCAGCACCGACTACTGCAGCCCTGGCCAAGAGCCACTCAGTGACGGGGAGGTCATCGACGTGCCGGGCGCTGAGCTTCAACTGAAGATCCTTGCCACGCCAGGGCACACGTCAGACTCGATCAGCATTCTCATTGAATCTGCAGCCGATTCGCGCCCTCACGGCGTATTGACCGCAGACACCATCCTCGGCCGCGGAACCACCATCATCGATCACCCGGATGGGCGCCTCACCGACTACCTCGCTTCTCTTGAAAAGCTCGAAGCACTCGGAGACATTCCCGCGCTTCCCGCGCATGCCGGTTACCTACCCTCAGTGGCTAAGACCGCACGAGAATACTTGGCACATCGGCAAGACCGGCTCGAACAAGTCCGGGCAGCCGTACAGGCCGTCCGTGAACGCGGCGAAGAACCTACAGTGAGCAACGTCACCGATATCGTCTACGCCGACGTCGACGCCGGTGTCAGGCCAGCCGCGGAACACACCGTGAGCGCCCAACTGGCCGCACTAGAAGAGGGCGCATAA
- a CDS encoding SGNH/GDSL hydrolase family protein: MSQDNAEHNVKPFPVSENSSREPYAQRYVAIGDSFTEGVGDVDLNRPNGVRGWADRVAERLCREHPDFGYANLAIRGKKVPQIMQEQFEPALELKPTLATVCMGGNDIMRPRVDIDSIAGGVHHLVSELRGIGAKVVLFTSLDVSKSPLYRALAGRAALYNERLREIADNTGAIIADYWRWRELQDPGYWSEDRLHMNSRGHELTARRTLDVLGYEVGGIDVEPLELPELSKLQRARTNAEWVKEHAGPWVRRRIKRVSSGDTLSPRYPEYVRIEAPEDQG; this comes from the coding sequence GTGAGTCAAGACAACGCGGAACACAACGTTAAGCCATTCCCAGTCTCTGAAAATAGCTCTCGCGAGCCATACGCGCAGCGCTACGTGGCCATCGGTGATTCCTTCACGGAAGGTGTCGGCGATGTTGACCTCAACCGCCCCAACGGCGTACGAGGCTGGGCAGATCGAGTTGCTGAACGGCTCTGCCGCGAACACCCGGACTTCGGATACGCGAACCTCGCTATCCGAGGCAAAAAAGTTCCACAGATCATGCAGGAACAGTTCGAGCCAGCGCTCGAGCTCAAGCCAACACTTGCGACCGTCTGCATGGGTGGTAACGACATCATGCGCCCACGCGTCGACATCGACTCCATCGCGGGCGGCGTTCACCACCTCGTGTCCGAGCTACGCGGCATCGGGGCCAAAGTCGTGCTGTTTACAAGCCTCGACGTGTCCAAGAGCCCGCTTTACCGGGCACTCGCGGGCCGCGCCGCGCTGTACAACGAACGTCTCCGCGAGATCGCAGACAACACTGGTGCGATCATCGCCGACTACTGGCGCTGGCGCGAACTCCAGGATCCTGGCTACTGGTCTGAAGACCGCCTCCACATGAACAGCCGCGGCCACGAGCTCACAGCCCGCCGAACCCTCGATGTGCTCGGCTACGAGGTCGGCGGAATCGACGTTGAACCGCTCGAGCTACCCGAACTATCCAAACTCCAACGCGCCCGCACCAACGCCGAATGGGTGAAGGAACACGCCGGCCCATGGGTCCGCCGCCGCATCAAACGTGTTTCTTCCGGCGATACGCTGAGCCCGCGCTACCCCGAATACGTGCGCATCGAAGCGCCTGAAGACCAAGGCTAA
- the gcvP gene encoding aminomethyl-transferring glycine dehydrogenase, which yields MSAFVSRHIGPRGSETEHMLETVGYASLDALVDAAVPSSIRMEEPLDIPEGLSEEEVLAALRDLAQKNTLRVQMIGQGFYDTHTPAVIRRNIVENPGWYTAYTPYQPEISQGRLEALLNFQTMVADLTGLAIANASLLDEASAVAEAILLMRRATRAKDDALTVVDADMFPQTLNVVRGRAEALGIPLEVRDFATEGLPEGPISGIVLQQPADSGAIVNHAEIIAEAKERGAKVTIATDLLALTQLTSPGEQGADIAVGNSQRFGVPLFFGGPHAAFMAVTKGLERNLPGRLVGVSYDTEGRPAYRLSLQTREQHIRREKATSNICTAQALLAVVASMYGVYHGPEGLKAIARRTHAHACALAAGVEAAGAKLATTSFFDTVRFSADGAADSIVDAADAAGINIRRVDANTVSVSTDETTTDEHVEAVISAVCKALIANADDAISAACEAREACEGDYGKAADLVRESEFMTHPIFNSVRSETQMMRYLTRLANRDLALDRTMIPLGSCTMKLNAAAEMEAITWPEFAGIHPFAPVTQTRGWRELIADLEERLEAITGYAGVSIQPNAGSQGEYAGLLAIRQYHQSRGEADRDVCLIPASAHGTNAASAVLAGLRVVVVKTADDGSIDEADLAAKIEANQGKIAAIMITYPSTHGVFDAQVVEVCKAVHDAGGQVYIDGANMNAMVGLAQPGKFGGDVSHLNLHKTFCIPHGGGGPGVGPVAVAEHLVPFLPGPALEGRDDEGLGGRDGAPITAASFGSAGVLPISWAYIAMMGPAGLTEATKHALLGANYIAARLKQAFPVLYTGNAGLVAHECILDLRELTNKTGVTAEDVTKRLMDFGFHAPTLAFPVAGTLMVEPTESEDLAELDRFIDAMLTIREEIDEVADGIHSLEGSPLRNAPHTADVVTRTEWDRTYSRQQGAFPGETSLTDKYFTPVSRIDQAYGDRNLMCECPPLSAFED from the coding sequence ATGTCCGCATTCGTTTCCCGCCACATCGGCCCTCGTGGCTCAGAAACCGAACACATGCTGGAAACCGTTGGCTACGCGTCGCTAGATGCCCTCGTCGATGCCGCGGTCCCGTCCTCCATTCGCATGGAGGAACCGCTGGACATCCCGGAGGGGCTTTCGGAAGAGGAAGTGCTCGCCGCGTTGCGTGACCTGGCGCAGAAGAACACGCTGCGCGTCCAGATGATCGGGCAGGGCTTCTACGACACCCACACCCCGGCCGTGATCCGCCGCAACATCGTTGAAAACCCGGGCTGGTACACCGCCTACACTCCGTACCAGCCGGAAATTTCCCAGGGCCGCCTCGAAGCGCTCTTGAACTTCCAGACGATGGTCGCTGACCTCACGGGGCTTGCGATCGCGAACGCGTCGCTGCTTGACGAAGCTTCCGCTGTTGCCGAAGCGATCCTGTTGATGCGCCGCGCAACCCGTGCCAAGGACGACGCGCTCACTGTGGTCGACGCTGACATGTTCCCGCAGACCCTGAATGTGGTTCGTGGCCGCGCTGAAGCGCTTGGCATCCCGCTTGAGGTGCGCGACTTCGCGACCGAAGGCCTCCCAGAAGGCCCGATCTCGGGCATCGTTCTGCAGCAGCCGGCCGATTCGGGGGCGATCGTCAACCACGCCGAGATCATCGCGGAAGCCAAGGAACGCGGCGCGAAAGTTACGATCGCAACCGACCTGCTCGCGCTGACCCAGCTGACGTCGCCAGGCGAACAAGGCGCTGACATCGCAGTCGGTAACTCCCAGCGCTTCGGCGTCCCACTGTTCTTCGGCGGCCCACACGCCGCATTCATGGCCGTGACCAAGGGCCTCGAACGCAACCTGCCAGGCCGCCTCGTCGGTGTCTCCTACGACACCGAAGGCCGCCCGGCCTACCGCCTCTCGCTACAGACCCGCGAACAGCACATCCGCCGCGAAAAGGCGACCTCCAACATCTGCACCGCACAGGCACTTCTCGCTGTTGTCGCGTCGATGTACGGCGTCTACCACGGCCCAGAAGGCCTCAAGGCCATTGCACGCCGCACCCACGCCCACGCGTGCGCGCTCGCGGCAGGCGTTGAAGCGGCCGGAGCGAAGCTGGCCACCACATCGTTCTTTGACACCGTCCGGTTCTCGGCTGACGGGGCAGCGGACTCGATCGTTGACGCGGCAGACGCCGCAGGCATCAACATCCGCCGCGTAGACGCGAACACGGTTTCGGTTTCGACCGACGAAACCACGACCGACGAGCACGTCGAAGCCGTCATCTCCGCCGTCTGCAAGGCCCTGATCGCCAACGCTGACGACGCGATTTCCGCGGCGTGTGAAGCACGCGAGGCATGCGAAGGCGACTACGGCAAGGCAGCCGACCTGGTCCGTGAATCTGAGTTCATGACGCACCCGATCTTCAACTCGGTGCGCTCCGAGACCCAGATGATGCGCTACCTGACCCGCCTCGCTAACCGCGACCTCGCACTCGACCGCACGATGATCCCGCTGGGTTCGTGCACCATGAAGCTCAACGCCGCAGCCGAGATGGAAGCCATCACGTGGCCTGAGTTTGCGGGCATCCACCCGTTCGCTCCGGTAACCCAGACCCGCGGCTGGCGCGAACTCATCGCCGACCTTGAGGAACGTCTCGAAGCGATCACCGGCTACGCGGGCGTCTCGATCCAGCCGAACGCCGGCTCCCAGGGCGAATACGCGGGCCTGCTCGCGATCCGCCAGTACCACCAGTCGCGCGGCGAAGCCGACCGCGACGTGTGCCTCATCCCGGCCTCCGCGCACGGAACCAACGCGGCATCCGCTGTTCTCGCTGGCCTGCGCGTTGTGGTCGTCAAGACCGCCGATGACGGCTCGATCGACGAAGCCGACCTCGCCGCAAAGATCGAAGCGAATCAGGGCAAGATCGCCGCGATCATGATCACCTACCCATCGACCCACGGCGTATTCGACGCGCAGGTTGTCGAGGTGTGCAAGGCCGTCCACGACGCGGGCGGTCAGGTCTACATCGACGGCGCGAACATGAACGCGATGGTCGGGCTGGCTCAGCCGGGCAAGTTCGGTGGCGACGTGTCCCACCTGAACCTCCACAAGACGTTCTGCATCCCTCACGGCGGCGGTGGCCCGGGTGTTGGCCCGGTTGCTGTAGCCGAGCATTTGGTTCCGTTCCTGCCAGGCCCTGCTCTGGAAGGCCGGGACGACGAGGGTCTGGGTGGCCGCGACGGCGCACCGATCACCGCGGCGAGCTTCGGATCCGCGGGCGTTCTGCCGATTTCCTGGGCCTACATCGCGATGATGGGCCCTGCCGGCCTCACAGAAGCGACTAAGCACGCGCTGCTGGGTGCCAACTACATCGCGGCTCGCCTCAAGCAGGCCTTCCCGGTCCTCTACACGGGTAACGCCGGCCTGGTTGCACACGAATGCATCCTTGACCTGCGTGAGCTCACGAACAAGACGGGTGTGACCGCTGAGGACGTGACCAAGCGCCTCATGGACTTCGGCTTCCACGCGCCAACGCTCGCGTTCCCGGTTGCTGGAACTCTCATGGTTGAGCCAACCGAGTCTGAGGATCTTGCGGAGCTGGATCGCTTCATCGACGCGATGCTGACCATCCGTGAAGAGATCGATGAGGTAGCAGACGGCATCCACTCGCTCGAGGGATCCCCGCTGCGCAACGCTCCGCACACCGCGGACGTCGTGACCCGCACCGAGTGGGACCGCACGTACTCGCGTCAACAGGGTGCGTTCCCTGGCGAGACGTCGTTGACGGACAAGTACTTCACTCCGGTGAGCCGCATCGACCAGGCGTACGGCGACCGCAACCTGATGTGCGAATGCCCTCCGCTTTCGGCTTTCGAGGACTAG
- a CDS encoding ribonuclease H family protein gives MSSARKPTATASESLPIVAAADGSALGNPGPAGWAWYIDDHQWAAGGWPNGTNNQGELQAVLELLQATENAGAPLKILCDSQYVINSLTKWRFGWKKRGWKKADGKPVLNAELMKALDAALAGRDVEFEWVRGHTGHELNEAADERARACAQAYKDGSAPNEGPGFNGEVPAAPAGEEVAPAGPEQAALEDIAEDQSLADSQDIRELLAAAEADLLDSIDQDDEPTLRYLLTDDFRGVSAGGSLHGIDGLRGQEPIENLEMITTERISGDVAYVAYRAHRASTADAVVLSWWRLTGQPGQQRWQCFFRQETVNLNG, from the coding sequence ATGAGTTCTGCACGCAAGCCCACCGCAACCGCATCCGAATCCCTCCCCATCGTTGCCGCGGCAGACGGGTCTGCTCTCGGCAACCCAGGCCCAGCTGGATGGGCCTGGTACATCGACGACCACCAGTGGGCGGCCGGCGGCTGGCCTAACGGGACGAATAATCAGGGTGAGCTACAGGCGGTCCTCGAGCTGTTGCAGGCCACTGAAAATGCAGGAGCGCCGCTCAAGATTTTGTGCGATTCCCAGTACGTCATCAACTCGCTCACCAAGTGGCGCTTCGGCTGGAAGAAGCGTGGCTGGAAGAAGGCCGACGGTAAACCGGTTCTGAACGCGGAACTCATGAAAGCGCTTGACGCAGCACTCGCCGGGCGTGACGTCGAGTTCGAATGGGTTCGCGGTCACACGGGCCATGAACTAAACGAAGCCGCAGATGAGCGTGCCCGCGCGTGCGCGCAGGCTTATAAGGACGGCAGTGCCCCCAATGAAGGTCCCGGTTTCAATGGTGAGGTACCGGCCGCACCGGCTGGCGAGGAGGTCGCCCCAGCTGGGCCGGAACAGGCTGCGCTTGAGGATATCGCTGAAGATCAAAGCCTCGCTGATAGCCAGGACATCCGTGAGCTTCTCGCGGCGGCAGAGGCCGATCTGCTGGACAGCATCGACCAGGACGATGAACCGACCCTGCGCTACCTTCTCACCGATGATTTCCGCGGCGTATCTGCGGGTGGATCTCTGCATGGGATAGATGGCTTGCGCGGCCAGGAACCCATCGAAAACCTCGAGATGATCACAACCGAACGCATCAGCGGTGACGTCGCCTACGTCGCCTACCGCGCGCATCGGGCATCAACGGCCGATGCGGTGGTGCTGTCATGGTGGCGACTCACCGGCCAGCCTGGGCAACAGCGGTGGCAATGCTTTTTCCGACAGGAGACTGTCAACCTGAATGGTTGA
- a CDS encoding SDR family NAD(P)-dependent oxidoreductase has protein sequence MDTTPAPLNAPHRTALITGATAGIGEEFAEQLAAQGRHLVLCARDADALASVAHRLESRYAVHVETLIGDLLTEEGIKGVEKRLSSDIDPVELLINNAGFGLIHGFTSSDWEDERDHWRIHTEIPLRLMHTAIPAMIQRGGGRIINIASIAAFTGVSTYSAAKRAIVEFSEYASRRYKERGVSVTAVCPGMTRTSFHERMHMDVSRVPKFAWLQPEQVVREGLLASATGRALCIPSRRYRLARFLLRFPPASVSRKVVANSASSTKR, from the coding sequence ATGGACACCACCCCAGCACCACTTAACGCACCGCACCGTACAGCACTGATCACTGGGGCAACCGCAGGGATCGGCGAAGAATTCGCAGAACAACTCGCCGCCCAAGGCCGGCATCTAGTGCTCTGCGCCCGCGACGCCGATGCGCTCGCAAGCGTGGCGCACCGGCTTGAAAGCCGCTACGCCGTCCACGTTGAAACGCTCATCGGCGACCTACTCACCGAAGAAGGCATCAAGGGAGTAGAGAAACGCCTCAGCTCCGATATCGACCCCGTAGAACTGCTCATCAACAACGCAGGCTTCGGACTCATCCACGGCTTCACATCTAGCGATTGGGAAGACGAACGCGATCACTGGCGCATTCACACCGAAATCCCACTGCGGCTCATGCACACTGCAATCCCCGCGATGATCCAACGCGGAGGCGGCCGCATCATCAATATCGCTTCGATCGCCGCATTCACGGGAGTCAGCACCTACTCCGCAGCGAAACGCGCCATCGTTGAATTCTCTGAGTACGCATCCCGCCGCTACAAAGAACGCGGCGTATCCGTGACCGCGGTCTGCCCAGGCATGACCCGCACGTCTTTCCATGAGCGCATGCACATGGACGTCAGCCGCGTCCCCAAGTTCGCGTGGCTTCAGCCCGAACAAGTAGTGCGAGAAGGGCTGTTGGCCTCCGCAACGGGTAGAGCCCTCTGCATCCCTTCGCGTCGCTATCGTTTGGCTCGCTTCCTCCTGCGTTTCCCTCCCGCAAGCGTCTCCCGGAAGGTCGTCGCGAACTCAGCTAGTTCCACGAAACGTTAA
- a CDS encoding MarR family winged helix-turn-helix transcriptional regulator — protein MNAQQNPAQVTPNHSENSPLPQDNVRWLNEDEAELWYSLREFIWGFPSTLDRQLLHDSSLSSGEYSVMATLSDAPDHRVRAGELAEALGWERSRLSHLLRRMEERDLVERAPSKGHDRRAQDVILTPYGWEVLRNAAPDHVTFVRETVFDPLTAEEHTQLLDMLVRINRACDEQNARRKG, from the coding sequence GTGAACGCACAGCAGAACCCCGCACAGGTCACCCCGAACCACAGCGAGAACAGCCCACTGCCTCAGGACAACGTGCGGTGGCTCAACGAGGACGAAGCCGAGCTCTGGTACTCGTTGCGCGAGTTCATCTGGGGCTTCCCCTCAACGCTCGACCGCCAGCTACTCCACGATTCTTCTCTCTCATCCGGTGAATACTCGGTGATGGCTACCCTCTCGGACGCTCCGGACCACCGCGTGCGTGCCGGCGAGCTAGCTGAAGCACTCGGCTGGGAACGCTCCCGGCTTTCCCACCTACTGCGGCGCATGGAAGAACGAGATCTCGTGGAACGTGCACCCTCCAAGGGGCACGACCGCCGCGCCCAGGACGTGATCCTGACCCCATACGGGTGGGAGGTTCTGCGTAACGCCGCCCCCGATCACGTGACCTTCGTACGCGAAACCGTGTTTGACCCACTCACTGCCGAAGAACACACGCAACTACTGGACATGCTGGTCCGGATCAACAGAGCCTGCGACGAACAAAACGCACGACGCAAAGGCTGA
- a CDS encoding copper resistance protein CopC, which yields MDVRGRLSRRMVAVLAAAMLLFSGMFAGFGAQSAFAHDQLIAGDPLSGNAIAKAPKKITLTFSGEIRQVAGGEANQIVVQDRDGNEFTYGDVTVKGTKVTRPLKPMPAGTYDVQWSALSSDGHRIQGDGNYSFTITEGASKKEVEAWEKEHGGNGSTESSEGSSEDASEDASESAGSGASETTQPSESAAAQDKAAIPESTADTTTIMWVVGGAFVVVFLIGLVLQVTRKKSARQRH from the coding sequence GTGGACGTACGTGGTCGCTTGTCGCGGCGGATGGTGGCGGTGCTGGCCGCGGCTATGTTGCTGTTCTCGGGCATGTTTGCAGGTTTTGGGGCACAGAGCGCATTTGCGCACGATCAGCTCATAGCGGGAGATCCGCTTTCGGGTAATGCGATTGCGAAGGCTCCCAAGAAGATCACGTTGACGTTCTCAGGCGAGATCAGGCAGGTTGCAGGTGGTGAGGCGAACCAGATTGTGGTTCAGGACCGCGATGGCAACGAGTTCACGTATGGCGACGTCACGGTTAAAGGGACCAAAGTGACGCGGCCTTTGAAGCCGATGCCTGCGGGAACGTATGACGTTCAGTGGTCGGCTTTGTCTTCGGACGGCCACCGGATCCAGGGGGATGGTAACTACTCCTTTACGATCACGGAAGGTGCGTCAAAGAAGGAGGTTGAAGCGTGGGAAAAGGAACATGGTGGCAACGGTTCCACGGAGTCCTCAGAGGGAAGCTCTGAGGATGCCTCCGAAGATGCTTCAGAGAGCGCGGGTTCTGGGGCAAGCGAAACGACGCAACCTTCCGAATCTGCGGCAGCCCAGGACAAAGCTGCAATTCCGGAATCGACGGCTGATACAACGACCATCATGTGGGTTGTTGGCGGAGCCTTCGTGGTGGTTTTCTTGATCGGTCTTGTCCTGCAGGTGACACGCAAGAAGTCGGCGCGGCAGCGCCACTAG
- the gcvT gene encoding glycine cleavage system aminomethyltransferase GcvT: MHTTSRHTPLHETHEALGASFTDFGGWDMPLRYGSELAEHKAVREAAGVFDLSHMGEVRVTGPDSARYLNTALAGNLAAVAVGRAKYSLLLNADGGIIDDLIVYRLGETEFLVVPNASNTPAVVEALKERALGFDVAVEDESDETALVAVQGPNAEKIVAAVTAEADRDAVVGLRFYSAARATVAGVDALVARTGYTGEDGYEIYVANADAKAVWDAVAEAGEEHGLLPCGLAARDSLRLEAGMPLYGNELSATTSPLEAGLGPVVSLKKEERFEGRDAFEAAKEAGLGSTSGRRLVGLKGLERRAARGGYTVMLDGAEVGQVTSGQPSPTLGYPVALAMVDVAHAEEGTELAVDIRGKMLGFTVVPLPFYRRSN, encoded by the coding sequence ATGCATACGACGTCTCGTCACACCCCGCTTCATGAGACCCATGAGGCGCTGGGTGCGTCCTTCACCGATTTCGGCGGCTGGGATATGCCGCTGCGATATGGTTCTGAGCTTGCAGAGCACAAGGCTGTGCGTGAGGCTGCGGGTGTTTTCGACCTCTCTCACATGGGCGAAGTCCGAGTCACCGGACCGGATTCTGCCCGCTACCTCAACACGGCGCTTGCAGGTAACCTCGCGGCGGTGGCCGTGGGGCGCGCGAAGTATTCGCTGCTGTTGAACGCGGACGGCGGGATCATCGACGACCTGATCGTCTACCGCCTGGGAGAGACCGAGTTCCTCGTGGTCCCGAACGCGTCCAACACCCCTGCGGTGGTTGAGGCGCTCAAGGAGCGCGCGCTCGGGTTCGATGTGGCGGTCGAGGATGAATCGGATGAGACCGCTCTGGTCGCGGTTCAGGGCCCGAACGCTGAGAAGATCGTTGCCGCTGTGACGGCGGAAGCTGACCGCGATGCGGTGGTTGGTTTGCGCTTCTATTCAGCGGCGCGCGCCACGGTTGCTGGCGTGGATGCGCTGGTTGCTCGCACGGGTTACACGGGCGAGGACGGCTACGAGATTTACGTAGCGAATGCCGATGCGAAGGCCGTGTGGGATGCGGTAGCTGAGGCTGGCGAGGAGCATGGTTTGCTTCCGTGCGGCTTGGCGGCGCGTGACTCGCTGCGTCTTGAGGCGGGCATGCCGCTGTACGGCAACGAGCTCTCTGCGACGACCTCGCCGCTCGAGGCCGGCTTGGGCCCAGTGGTGTCGTTGAAGAAGGAAGAGCGTTTCGAAGGCCGTGACGCTTTCGAAGCCGCGAAGGAAGCCGGCCTTGGTTCGACGAGCGGCCGCCGTTTGGTCGGTTTGAAGGGCCTTGAGCGTCGCGCTGCTCGCGGCGGTTACACCGTGATGCTTGATGGCGCTGAGGTTGGCCAGGTCACGAGTGGCCAGCCTTCCCCGACGCTGGGTTATCCGGTTGCGTTGGCGATGGTTGACGTTGCCCACGCTGAAGAAGGCACCGAGCTGGCCGTCGATATCCGAGGCAAGATGCTCGGATTTACTGTGGTGCCACTCCCGTTTTATCGTCGTTCCAACTAA